In the genome of Cryptomeria japonica chromosome 8, Sugi_1.0, whole genome shotgun sequence, one region contains:
- the LOC131027092 gene encoding receptor-like protein EIX2 has protein sequence MSSLTHLGLSYNRFSGNIPVSFANMSSLTHLGLSGNMLSGNIPLSFANMSSLDVLRLNDNSFGGETVLSTICMLKSLSEVGITNSQLNGSLPSCLGSLPSLSLLYLSNNHLSGIIPDSLGNISSLVYFDVSYNALSGSVPDSLGALFSLRYLALSYNQLNGTLPSFSRLSSLWYLDAKGNAFASSTLPSSLEYLYLTLNGHQIISEAFFHNLSKLVDLSLSDCELNISTTWIPSFQLFTLHMKSCKTDGQIQSWISTQFSLEDLQLADNNLVGEIPSWLMDMSHLLSINLTGNFLEGCLLLNSSAQKYLEVFDVSHNALSGQLPSIWLPGIQILLLNHNFLTGKIPPTLQFSSSLFMLDLANNQLNGMIPQSLANCSQLQIMNLGDNDFGGMIPYEFGGLSKLQSLVIKNNQFNGSFPPSISNCTELYFLDVGQNLLRGHIFKSIGNLSKLKVLAMRKNSFEGSIPAEIGQLKHLQILDLSSNHLSGSIPRSIFNLQAMMTEPHQEFSMIQFDITAAPGPSSYTYENGLNMDSKGRDEHYTYIFPNMVSIELSNNQLNGDLPSDLGKLKGLNLFNLSMNNLNGVVPNSIVEMIWLETLDLSTNNFSGPIPSDLGSLSYLGALNFSNNNLSGNIPQGGHMTTFKKSSYLENPYLWGCPLPKKCNWPEFAPAPPPVSTSINEEKQSEESVWYGIGLGLSYGAGFAAVVVFIVLRRKWQQKYFKGVDLVLKFFFPRFRNLTL, from the coding sequence ATGTCTTCTCTCACACACCTGGGTTTAAGCTATAATAGATTCAGTGGAAACATTCCAGTGTCCTTTGCAAACATGTCTTCTCTCACACACCTGGGTTTAAGCGGTAATATGTTGAGTGGGAACATTCCATTGTCCTTTGCAAACATGTCTTCTCTTGACGTCCTTAGGTTAAATGACAACAGTTTCGGAGGTGAAACTGTCCTTAGTACTATTTGTATGCTCAAGAGCCTTAGTGAAGTTGGTATTACAAACAGCCAACTGAATGGGAGCTTACCATCTTGTCTCGGTAGTCTTCCTTCGCTAAGTCTTCTATATCTGTCCAACAATCACTTGAgtggtattatcccagattctttaGGCAACATTTCCTCGCTCGTTTATTTTGATGTTTCTTATAATGCTTTAAGTGGTTCTGTCCCAGATTCCTTGGGGGCTCTGTTTTCATTAAGATACTTGGCTCTGTCTTACAACCAGCTAAATGGAACTCTTCCCTCATTTTCGAGGCTCTCCTCCCTTTGGTACTTGGATGCTAAAGGGAATGCATTTGCTTCCTCAACGCTGCCCTCTTCACTTGAATATCTCTATCTCACATTAAACGGCCATCAGATAATTTCAGAGGCTTTTTTTCACAACCTTAGCAAATTAGTGGACCTGTCTCTGTCTGATTGTGAACTTAATATCAGCACTACTTGGATTCCATCATTCCAATTATTCACCTTACATATGAAATCATGTAAGACAGATGGTCAAATTCAGTCGTGGATTTCGACTCAATTCTCACTTGAAGACTTGCAATTAGCTGACAACAATCTTGTTGGAGAAATTCCCTCTTGGCTCATGGATATGAGTCATCTATTGTCAATCAATCTCACAGGAAATTTTCTGGAAGGTTGCCTTTTGCTAAACAGTTCAGCTCAGAAATACTTGGAGGTCTTCGATGTGTCTCACAATGCATTAAGCGGACAACTACCATCAATTTGGCTTCCTGGTATACAAATATTGCTACTCAACCACAATTTCCTGACGGGAAAGATCCCTCCAACCTTACAGTTTAGCTCTTCGCTATTTATGTTAGATTTGGCAAATAATCAGTTGAATGGAATGATCCCTCAAAGCTTGGCCAACTGTTCTCAGCTTCAAATAATGAATTTGGGGGATAATGATTTTGGGGGAATGATTCCATATGAGTTTGGTGGGCTAAGTAAACTGCAGTCACTAGTGATAAAGAATAACCAGTTCAACGGATCATTCCCTCCTTCCATATCAAACTGCACAGAATTATATTTTCTAGATGTTGGGCAAAACTTACTGAGAGGACACATTTTTAAGTCAATTGGAAACCTTTCGAAGCTCAAAGTCTTGGCAATGAGGAAGAATAGTTTTGAAGGTAGCATTCCTGCTGAAATTGGGCAGTTGAAGCACCTCCAGATCTTGGACCTTTCTTCAAATCACCTATCAGGATCTATACCACGTAGCATTTTCAATTTACAAGCAATGATGACAGAACCACACCAGGAATTTagcatgattcagtttgacataacAGCTGCCCCAGGACCGTCATCTTACACATATGAGAATGGGTTGAATATGGATTCCAAGGGAAGAGATGAACACTACACATATATTTTCCCCAACATGGTGTCAATAGAACTTTCAAACAATCAACTAAATGGGGATCTTCCCTCTGATTTAGGAAAGTTGAAGGGGTTGAACTTGTTCAACCTTTCTATGAATAATCTCAATGGTGTTGTTCCAAATAGTATTGTAGAAATGATATGGTTGGAAACATTAGATTTATCTACAAATAATTTTTCTGGACCAATTCCTTCAGATCTTGGTTCTTTGAGCTATTTGGGAGCCCTCAACTTTTCCAACAACAACCTTTCTGGTAATATACCTCAAGGAGGACACATGACAACATTTAAGAAATCATCTTATTTAGAGAATCCATATCTATGGGGATGTCCACTACCAAAGAAGTGCAATTGGCCAGAGTTTGCTCCAGCTCCTCCTCCTGTTTCTACATCTATTAACGAAGAAAAGCAAAGTGAGGAAAGTGTGTGGTATGGGATTGGATTGGGACTGTCATATGGAGCAGGTTTTGCAGCAGTGGTTGTATTTATTGTATTAAGAAGAAAGTGGCAACAAAAATACTTCAAAGGAGTTGATTTGgtcttgaaatttttttttccACGGTTCCGCAATTTGACATTATGA